Proteins co-encoded in one Planctomycetota bacterium genomic window:
- a CDS encoding LON peptidase substrate-binding domain-containing protein: MPLFPLPDVVLFPGSLLPLHVFEPRYRQMTRDALDGERLIAMALLKPGWEKDYYGNPAVHDVVGIGRIAEDKVLPDGRFLLLLEGVARARLLDIVRDRPYRVARVILLEDRIPEGAEETFRPALEDLCSRRIAAAPAAPPGTLSLGCLCDRVAAALVRDPAARQELLAEEDVGVRCRRLLAAIPPGTGVRGDPGRPSPN, translated from the coding sequence GTGCCGCTCTTTCCCTTGCCGGACGTGGTCCTTTTCCCGGGATCCCTCCTTCCGCTTCACGTCTTCGAGCCGCGCTATCGGCAGATGACGCGGGACGCTCTGGACGGGGAACGGCTGATCGCCATGGCCCTGCTCAAACCGGGCTGGGAAAAGGATTACTACGGCAATCCTGCCGTCCACGACGTGGTGGGGATCGGCCGCATCGCGGAGGACAAAGTGCTTCCGGACGGCCGTTTTCTCCTGCTTCTCGAGGGCGTCGCGCGGGCCCGGCTTCTGGACATCGTCCGGGATCGGCCGTACCGGGTCGCCCGGGTGATTCTTCTGGAAGACCGGATCCCTGAGGGAGCGGAGGAGACGTTCCGGCCCGCGCTGGAGGATCTTTGCTCCCGGCGGATCGCGGCGGCGCCCGCGGCCCCTCCGGGAACGCTCTCCTTGGGCTGCCTGTGCGATCGGGTCGCGGCGGCCCTCGTGCGGGATCCGGCGGCCCGGCAGGAACTGCTGGCGGAGGAGGACGTGGGGGTTCGGTGCCGGCGCCTCCTGGCCGCGATTCCCCCCGGAACGGGCGTTCGGGGCGACCCCGGCCGGCCTTCTCCCAATTGA